ataaaaaaattataagttaactgtggtgtatgcgtactatttttttttttttttttttttgtgaagtacctaaataaaaactaataactacttctatataatttttaaactaagcgtaggatagTTAAAATAAGAGTtaggctatcctgggctaaccttgggcaaaccaaccacggttttaaacaggttttcaatttttcacagaaaaaaaaaaatccaaaatttgttCGGTtactgatatgaaaaaaaaagatattttttgtatcttttgaaaaatagtggaataacgaaaaaaaagttgggctattcTTGGGtaacgttgggcaaacgaacgactgtgcaaaaccaacaattttaacactgaataaaaaaaaaattattttttttttgatttttgaggtgaaaaatataattttgttacaattttagaactaagggtggactaacgaaaaaaatcttgggctaaaATTGGCCAACATCGTTGTCATTGTCCATTTTAAGTTTTCATCGAGTCATCAAATCCTTTTTCGATAAATGAAAAAGGATTTGATGAGCAGAATACTATTTTTATGATATATTTATAAAGATTGACaccatttaattgaaaattaaaaaaggcaaaaaaaaaacttaacaataaaaataatttattcagtGCAAGAGTAAACTAGATGGCAGTGCGGTATTAATGCTGCTTATTATAAACGAACACACAAATTTATGCATAACTTGATTTTCTACCCATAACAAACCCACCCACAACAGAACCCACACCATCAAATTTGCATAATGACTAAAATagcttttaataataatttccgGAGTCTTATGGGATCCTTAgacaaatatttacattttattttgctCTTTCGcgcaaaaattttattaatacgaGCATGAATTCTATAAATATGTACTTGCTCGTACTCGTAAATCAAGTAAATTGAAATAGGGACGGAGCGGAGGAGGATTGGGTAAGTTAATAGAATACGAATACCGTTatgacaaaaattaatattttaattgaattgtcGCAAGGAATTATAAGAAAGAGGGTGGCTTAATTAATTGGTGTTGgggaatattttcaattttttttattttgattttgttttcatagGATTTTCTTGAAGTGATTTATTGACATTAAGGATTTGCTTCGCACTTAATGTGTTAAAGCAGTGTAATAGGGAGGTGAGAAATGTGACAGAAGTCATTTAAGTCAAGTCTAACTCAAATCATaacttaagacaaaaaaaacaatggcGGAAACAATGTTTTGCTTTCGAAAGTTGAGAGTTTTTCAAAGCCAGTTTGACGTGATAAAGGAATgaaatctttcgattcacgtgaattgAATAGCAGAATAGAGCTGAATATAGAATGGTTATGCTGCACGACAACGTACCATCGTATACGTCTAAAATTATCCGAACACTACTCACCAGAGGcggatttacaaattttcatgGTACCTATAGGCTTTTCAGTTTTTGCCGCCATTGccctttcattttttgtttatttatatctCGCTTTAAAGGTGTacctctcatacaaatttttttacgttatagcaaattactcgaaaacggctctaacgattttgatttaactttgaagacgtaatactcaaagcaatctcaaaaaagtcaaataacaaaaaaaaaattttcattttataaaactttacgCTAAGTGTCGACTCTTCTccaacatcaaaatttttttaatttatggaccaaaatatatttagtgcctaaaaaatgtcacttttttgaatatcatttttcttggagaaaaaataaaaattagtagaaaaaatacctatattgagttataaaattaactttatttactacattgaggaaaaaaacaacttaaaatcaacgaaaatcacgttgattcaactattttttcggaatgattttgcgttgaagacgaaaattttaaaatcaaagtagaacatcgttagtttaaagtggtttaccgttataaaacatctttaaatcaaagttgtttcgactttaaaaaaaagcatcaatttataaaaaaaaaaaagaaaaaacgggcagccgctggggatcaaacctacaactcttgggtgactaggcgaatgctttactaACGTggtatctcactgttgaaaattggAGTGATAAAATGcgacaaaagctgaagtccgacaaaaataaaataaaatgcacgactgggtcgaacgaacgaaaataaaatctgaaatcaaattgccctccaaagcaagtatgcagttttgattgaaaagttaagatgcatttttagaaaaaaaaaaaattcaaaatcgttagagctgttttttataaaactaattttttataaataattttttggaaaaaatgttttaaaataaaattgatatgccattttgtagaaatcactaatcaacatctaaaaacaaaatttcaaaaaaattcaatgtcccgttttcgaaaatttgatatttcaaaaaaaaaatttcaaaatttgtttaaaaatccaaaaattatttttttggaaacttgttttttggtttataagaataagcagtttcggagataatcggatttaaaaaaaaaacggttctatggcaggtaccgttaataataattttccaaaaaaaaaatttttcattggaagatagaccttaacttaaaactaacatttgaattttttaaacaaaatcgttggagccgttttcgagatatttcaattttactaaaatcggtatatgacaagtaccgttatttttgtaccgttatatTGGTTAcagactaatttgtacgcttgaagttcacgaaaagttccgctgttaacaaagaaatatgttaaaatactaaaattttcgacccaccatgtttaacttttttttttgtcgtatactttggaacatattccgtattgggtggacgtcggacgtatTGTGGAGAACCAGTACCACAAAAGAGGACAAATTTGCTctcatcagtaaacaatatgttacgccattacttcgctggccagtttatgtggtcttttacaaactggatacgctttttaaaatgtttcgcAGAACTTTTCGtgaacttcaagcgtacaaataagtctctaacagtcgcctccgaatgctcactgcactgcaatccagacttaaagccttctggatttgaaacgaCGATGCAAAAGGTTCAACTTTGCTACACTCAGAGAACAAATCGTTTGCCGCAAACGGAAAAATTGCCCAATCGACTTTTTCGTTTGCTGTAGATATTTTCGACTTCGTTTGCATCAAATTCTTATAATCTTTGGGTTAACAACCATTTCACGTTTGTTGCAATCGTATCTTTGCGATTGTGgcaaagaaaaataacattCAAATGCAGTTCGTTTGATGCAAACAACCATTTCACGTTTGTTGCAATCGTATCTTTGCGATTGTGGCAAAGAAAAAGAGCATTAAAAAGCAGTTCGTTTGATGCAAACAACCATTTCACGTTTGTTGCAATCGTATCTTTGCGATTGTGgcaaagaaaaataacatttaaatgcAGTTCGTTTGATGCAAACAACCATTTCACGTTTGTTGCAATCGTATCTTTGCGATTATGGCAAAGAAAAAGAGCATTAAAATTCAGTTCGTTTGATGCAAACGACCATTTCACGTTTGTTGCAATCGTATCTTTGCGATTGTGGCAAAGAAAAAGAGCATTAAAATGCAGTTCGTTTGATGCAAACAACCATTTAACGTTTGTTGCAATCGTATCTTTGCGATTGTGGCAAAGAAAAAGAGCATTAAAATTCAGTTCGTTTGATGCAAACGACCATTTCACGTTTGTTGCAATCGTATCTTTGCGATTGTGGCAAAGAAAAAGAGCATTAAAATGCAGTTCGTTTGATGCAAACAACCATTTCACGTTTGTTGCAATCGTATCTTTGCGATTGTGGCAAAGAAAAAGAGCATTAAAATGCAGTTCGTTTGATGCAAACAACCATTTCACGTTTGTTGCAATCGTATCTTTGCGATTGTAGCAAAGAACAATAGCATTTGGAGGGAACTACAATTCGTTTTCCTTATACTTACGTTTGTTGCAATCGTATCTTGCGATTGTGGCACAGGACAGGAGCAATTGAAGGGACCatatatttcgtttgattcaaacaaataacTCATTTGAATCAAATGATTTTGTTCGTTTGTGGGGTATACGTTTGTGGCACACTACCTTCGCGTTTGGGAACATCGATTCTGCTTTTTGGGGTAGACAAAATACACGTTTATAGAAAACGTATTgcgtaaaaaaatccaaaactaaaacaaatcaaaaaccaATTTTCTGAAATACAAATGTATTGATCGTTTGTTAAAGCAATAAATTAACTGTGGCAAATAAACTTATTGCTTTAACAAACGATTAATACATTTGTATTTCAGAAAATTGGTGTTTGATTTGtttagttttggatttttttacgcAATACGTTTTCTGTGAACGTGTATTTTGTCTACCCCAAAAAGCAGATTCGATGTTCCCAAACGCGATAATAGTGTGACACAAACGTACAACAGTTTCAAAATAACTCCAAAATTCTAATTCTCAGATTTACGCATTTTCCATTCAAAAATATagataaaatttcatttgtatctctttttttatttaaacaataaatatatatgtattaatTTACAAGCTTAACAAAATTTACTTAAAGTTAACAGTTCAAAACATAGACAagcgaaataattaatttattgaattttaatatagAATTTAAGTAGTGGGATTGgaatgtattttaataaaaaagaatatttttaaagtatttatgtCCGGGGGCCCAACTATGTAATTCGATTCTACAATAAgtgttcaaatttttatttttataatgtatTCGCAAGATTCAGATACATTATGTAGtttggataaaaatttaaatcgaaaGTAGCTTCTAAACAGATCCGAAAGTAGAACAGAGTTACATAGAAGGGCCcctatatattttgtaaaatgaaaaattcagttagttatttcaatgtttttacctgAGCATTGATTTTAGTTATAACGTATTCTTGCACGTCACTTATTCTTGAAGTATTATTTCTGAAGGATGTTTCTTCTTGAGGAGTTGTATTGTTACTGGAGGATGTTATATTTTTAGGAATTATTTGTATATTCTCGATGCCGGGTTCCTTAAGAGTCTTTAATTTTCTGCACTCGTATCACTGTCACGTATTAATAGGGAACTTCCTTGGGAACCTgaccatttgaaaaaaaaaaaaaagaaattgattttaattaataataaaaacagaacAGATCAGATCAACAAAACTTATTGTCTGTTAATTACATGAATATAATAAAAgttacaaataaacaaattgaaaactttttatctTACGAGTAATTGTTAGTTTTGAGTTCGCATTCTTATTATAATAAACTTGCCATATAGTACCTACTCAtattcgaagaacttttttttttttatttatgagcgACTTTATAAGagtttactttactttactttttttcacaaaataaaaaaatagaacatgaacttgaaatggtattttttttatataaaaagcttaaattttgttttgaaatattgtttttcttaaatttcaagtaccccatgattttaataaactgtAATGCCAAGAGCGGCACTTTTAAATCCATAAAACTtgaattattttggaaaaccaatattaaaaaaaaaattatcgaaattAGAGTTGCTCGGATAAATTCTGAATAATTTTCTTTAGttactacacaaaaaaaatataaaatacattagTTCATACGACTATTATCAGATATGTAAACCGCTACTTAAATTATAATGAATCAATTTAATCAACTTCAAaggctttaaaaatttttagatcGAAATGTTATCCTGgatataaggttttttttttactgagacTGCACTTCTGCATTTGTCGTTTCCTTTCTGCTCCCTAATTAATTTGATTGGGCTTAGTTGTGCTTGAGATAATTATGTATAATTAATTTGacttctaaaattttaaaattcttgcaACAGCTCAATACACCATTTCAACAAGTTAGTAACAAActatcatttaattttaatatttacacattaaatatttattatatgtATGTTAAATGCACCTAAGTCAAAGTGATATTAGGTACTGTTTTAGTCACAAAAATAAGAGAGCGCAAAAAggtaaagataaatgcaaaagaATATATCGTTGGTTGACAACCAAAACTCGTTAACTGCATACAAATTACATTGCAGATAATGAGTTTTGGTTGTCAACCGACGATATGTAaagtataattaaatttaaattttgacttgTATTTGggatgtattttaataaaaaattagacagactgaattaaatttattactgAACAGAATTTTAACTCTTTAAAAAACGTATGGCGggatgtattttaataaaaagtataattttaaagaatttaagtaGTGGGACTGgaatgtattttaataaaaaagaatatttttaaagtatttatgtCCGGGGGCCCAACTATGTAATTCGATTCTACAATAAGTGTTCAAATTTGTAAAATGGTATCTCCGTGATTCCGTAGAAaacgaaaattgaataaatttagtgatgtaaaattttttaatattatctatTCGCAAGATTCAGATACTTTATGTAGTCAGACAAAAAGTTAAATCGAAAGTAGATTCTTAGCAGATCCGAAAGTAGAACAGAGTTACATAGAAGGGCCcctatatattttgtaaaatgaaaaattcagttagttatttcaatgtttttacctgAGCATTGATTTTAGTTATAACGTATTCTTGCACGTCACTTATTCTTGAAGTATTATTTCTGAAGGATGTTTCGGTGGTGGCGATGGTGTTACACTAATGTCACTTATAGAAGATGAATTTGCTACAGTAGTATCACTGTCACGTATTGATAGGGAACTTCCTTGGGAACCtgatcatttgaaaaaaagaaattgattttaattcatAATAAAAACTGATTTAAATGGGTTGTTAAGATTTAAGTAGCCCATACACATCACACAAAAGCGCTCACCGGAGGTAGGTaataaaatcaatctttttttttcatgagacCGGTGCGGGCACAAATGTGATGTGTATGAGCGACtttaaaaaatactaatttCACATGAACTGGCTAAATGTTTACCTGGAATTTCAAGAACGCCATCGTCTAGCACTCCTAAGGTCCAGCTTGGAGAAGATTTAAACTGGATTGCATACTCAACTACGTCCTCATCACAAATAAAAACGTTAGCTTTTGCAtcgtaaaatttaatatttccgaTGATTTTAAATTGATCTTTGACTATAATCATacgaaatttatgtttttagacaATAATTATGCTTATATTGATCATAAAAACACAAGTAATAACTATGCAAACTTTGAATAAACAAATAGGTACTCACCAGCTTTGGCCAACTCTAAGTATGTTAATAAACTAGATTGTCCTTGGACTTTTATTATTGATGATAACCCTTTATATACAGCAGTAATGAAAAGAATCATTTTCTCAACAATCAAAATGTATCCAATACAAAGTTATTTGCTTTTGCTTCCTTAATTTATCCCAGAGCCAGCCTTTGgaattaatatatatttaatttaatgtggacttcgatttaaaattgatcTTTGGCTGTAATCAtaagaaaattatgtttttagacAGTAATTATGCTTATATTGatcataaaaacacaaataataactatgcaaactttaaataataaaataggtaCTCACCACCTTTATATCAAAATGTATCCAACACGAACTAACTTGCTTTTGCTTCCTTACTTTATCCAAGAACCAGCCAGACTGAAAACTCAACGCAACAATTTTACCGTTTTCGTTCGACACACACACTTACTGCGCATGTGCGATAGAATTGATGCGATGACCgatgagtttgaaaaaaagtgttgccgtgtagaaatttttaaaatgtaatgaaacttttcttaaaatataccTTTGGaattaatatatgtatatttattttaatgaaacttattaaaacttaaaaaatgtgttgaaaacctttcattttaagttttaaagcaatttaTGCACTTTTTGCACGCGAAAAAACGGTGGGTGGAGCTAGtaagagaaaaatatttttacttttgcactttttgcaaaaagtggccaatgaaGTTATATCTATAATTTAAAGTGGACTTCGAACAAACATTATACTTACGAACATGTTTTATcgaaatgaattgttttttttttttttaaataccgtttacTTAGCAACATTTTGTCACTTAAACAATTACTTGGATTCAATAATTCATTATTTCCACGAATGTTAAGTttctgtttgattttaacacttttttcttaACAGAGGTAACACTGATATAGCGAACATAAATGCAACGCAAAGCAACGCTTTCAATGTGATCAAATAAAACGCGGTTTTTTTGCATTACACCCCGTCTACACATGAAACAATTTTTCTCAGGATATTTATTATTACCCGCTGTCTTTTGGAGGTAGATTTTCTGTTTGAGTAGATATTCTGCTTTTACTGTGGGCTgaaatttgttgtttgtttagTACTTAAACAGACCTAACATTATATATTCTCTTTTACACTAAATACTTAACGCGAGACTTTTTTCGATATTGTGAGTCGCACTGATTTTACCCGCGACTGACAAggccaatttgttttttcatcttttcgatatttcttattcttttaCTATTATGTAAATCGAAAAACGTCTCGCATGAAACGTCTAGGTATAAAAATGAGTCGCGGGTTAAATCTGTGAACCTCACAATATCGAAAAAATCTCGCGTTAAAATTCTTAAGTGTCTAGCCCTAAAGGCTTACCCACACCGACCTCAAAGCGACAAGACAAGAAAGcgtcataagaaaaacgctttctTGTCGTGTTGAAAAACACCGTTGATTAAAAGGAAAATAACAATGGAGAGTGCAAAAATTCaatgtgaaaatttttgtaaagaatgtttgcgttttaattaaattttttataacgaAAACGTACAAAAACTGAGACAATTCAAAGAAATGATAATTAGGGTAGGATGTAAGTCAGCGTTTACATTCAACGATGTTTCCagtgacgatttttttttatttttgttattttgagaaAAGAAGAAGGAAAGAGTTTTGCAGTGGAACGAAATCTAAAGtgattacaacaaaaaaaaatcgccactggaaaaatcgttgaatgTAAACGCTGACTTAGCGATTTTTCTCTGTAACTATATCTCGGGTGCAACGGGTAAAGGCTGTCCCACAACAAAAAACGCACGCGATATAATCGCACTTTGCCTATGCCGTTGAGGAAAAAAGTCTTCAACTTGTTGTTAGTTTTTTCCTGAGCGTCATTCGAAAAACGTGATTTTATCTTGTCgcgttttttgtaaaaatttttattttgacagcaAGAAGACATTTTAGTTCAAATCTAGCTACAAAGTGATATAAGACGTTTGTTAACTCTGTAAGAAGTTTTTATTACTCTGAGagaattttcttcatttttacttatttgatagattttattttttttatcaaacatcTCCACTCTGCCAGGCAGCATTTTTGTttctcctttaaaaaaataattcccctTTGAGATTATGTGAGAGAAAGAGTCAGCATGCTGGGCACAAAGTGTTTTCCATTTTTGCgtattttttgtgttctttcaTACATATAGGtaagttataaaattttcacCAATGTTAAGAAAATTACTAATAGGAGGTATGGatcgaaatagaaaaaaaagaaataagaccCCACCACCGTAGTTCTACGTTTGGTAGagatacttttatttatttatttatagtgtccctttaatacaaaaaaaaaaagatattgcagATTCTTTGAATTGTTTCcttttataaaagaacataatTCTAGTCAGTTATTTagataaagaaacaaaaacaaatcatattCAAATGGATTCTTAAAGAATTCACACAATATTGTCTTCcatttatgaaaatatgaaaGCTAGCTAGTGCGAACTtaccttttttgtttaagaaaatgtGAAATTCAACGCGATGCATCGCATCGCGCATGCGCAAGATAATACTGTCTGCAGCGCATCGCACATGCGCAAGATAATACTGTCTGGCGCTTAAATTTGTTCAGTGTTGCCCCCtgaacaaacaaattaatttatttttgctatgTAAAATGGTAAAGTatttactaaaaattatttatcttaCAATCCCGAACTCATTTTCTACTCTTAAAGGTTGTTTAAAACAATTATACTAGGTATATGAATACTCAGTGCCTACGTTCTGCAACTCTCGCATCGTGACAAATTGTGGAAAAACAAATGTCATTTCTTAGCTATATGAATTTCATTTcgatttaaaatgtttctcgACAAATTATTTCGACGCGAGAGTTGCAGAACATTATGCAATGTGTCTTCATAAAGCGATAATAtattctttccaataattttttacctAAACAAAAAGTATTTCTGTTACTAGGATAGATAATGAGTTTTTGTACACTTTCAAGGAAAACAAACAGTAAACCACTTTACGTGTTATGGATAATATTTAAACTTGAAAATATATtggaattaaataaataataccaACAAGTTTGTTTTTCTATATAACCCAGTAAAGACCATATAACTGGCATAGTGATGAAGTTTCAAGTCCACCATTCTACACTCTTAACCAATTGGGGGCAACACTGAATTGATTCCCATGAATGCATCTCAACGCACTGAGCATTCCTGTTTGTTCGTGTTAAATTGGTAGTGTTACCTTACCATACTTTTTAACTGATCTGATTTTTGTATAAGTCAAAAGAAACcaaaattattatgaatttatagaaatttCTTCCTCTTTATTTACATACTAAAGCCCGTTTTTCCTTCAACTCagtatatactatttttttttaatttttattgcaaaaacaaaTACGTGTGAAGTTTGTAACTAATGTGCTGTAGAAAAGACACGGCTTATATTATACAAATGTACATGAGAATTTTCTATGATTCTAAGACTACCTACCTTACAGTTCATATGTATGCACTTTACATCACAATCGTAGGcctatttttgaatctacataTAAACTTAAATATCAACTTGCATATTATTCTTTAAAACAAACGCAATTTATTACACTTTCTTGGAACAAAAATATTCGGgtctaattttataaaatcataATACCTATACATAATACATTCCTCTTAAGGTGGGTAACCCTAATATTGAATTGGATAAAATGCTTCAATTCGAAAAGCAGGTTTTCcctccaaaaacaatttcttcagTCAGCGCATCGCATCgcatatgcaattttttttttgctttcgttGTTTTCTCTGGTGGAGGTTTAACCGTAACGTACATATGTGTGTGAGTATGGCTACTTAGACGTCAGACAACAAACAATTGCTTTGAATTAGTTCTCGCTCATCTAAATATGTTTCATATACCTACCTTCATTATGTTaactttcttaatttttattattggaaTAGGTTAATAACCAAGATTACAAAATTAGTAGaaaatttgattgatttttatttaagcaaataaaagttattcc
This DNA window, taken from Episyrphus balteatus chromosome 2, idEpiBalt1.1, whole genome shotgun sequence, encodes the following:
- the LOC129908280 gene encoding uncharacterized protein LOC129908280, which translates into the protein MILFITAVYKGLSSIIKVQGQSSLLTYLELAKAVKDQFKIIGNIKFYDAKANVFICDEDVVEYAIQFKSSPSWTLGVLDDGVLEIPGSQGSSLSIRDSDTTVANSSSISDISVTPSPPPKHPSEIILQE